The following proteins are encoded in a genomic region of Stigmatopora nigra isolate UIUO_SnigA chromosome 3, RoL_Snig_1.1, whole genome shotgun sequence:
- the LOC144194318 gene encoding collagen and calcium-binding EGF domain-containing protein 1-like, translating to MGCLDGGALLALCAVALLCQLGAGSIRTTRRMGDSQGECPDNKILTLEYPCIQAGGMRTTCFRRKCCEGFRFVMGQCIAESVDVCATSPCEQQCTDHFGRVVCTCYPGYRYNRERHRDHKSPYCLDIDECEESGGDVCEHQCFNTGGSYQCRCHSGYLLAPDQRSCIAVHNISSSEKSDTLMSADTCSFTCQDFLNMKSSLLQIKLRLASSQVPLGRPGKSPGLPGPSGPPGVPGHPGGPGARGDPGGEGPPGPRGPRGDIGPMGPEPDLRHIKRGRRGPVGPPGAPGRNGSKGDRGADGPSGPPGPPGSFDFLLLMMADIRNDIIELQEKVFGEKRSILDSPPPSGGEPDFTEWGSGQGDLLFGT from the exons AGGTGAGTGCCCAGACAACAAAATCCTAACCCTGGAATATCCCTGCATCCAAGCCGGAGGGATGCGAACTACCTGCTTCAG gAGAAAATGCTGTGAAGGCTTTAGGTTTGTGATGGGCCAGTGCATAGCTGAAA GTGTGGATGTATGTGCTACATCACCATGTGAACAACAGTGTACCGACCATTTTGGGCGGGTGGTGTGCACGTGTTACCCGGGTTATCGCTACAACCGGGAAAGACACCGTGACCATAAGTCTCCGTATTGTTTGG ACATCGACGAGTGCGAGGAATCTGGGGGTGACGTATGCGAGCACCAGTGCTTCAACACAGGCGGCAGTTACCAGTGTCGATGCCACAGTGGCTACCTTCTAGCCCCTGACCAGCGATCTTGCATTGCAGTACACAACA TCAGTTCGTCGGAAAAGTCGGACACGCTGATGAGCGCCGACACCTGTTCCTTCACCTGCCAGGATTTCCTTAATATGAAAAGCAGCCTGTTGCAAATTAAACTGCGATTGGCCAGTTCACAG GTTCCTCTCGGGAGACCCGGGAAAAGTCCTGGTCTACCTGGACCCTCAGGACCACCTGGGGTCCCAG GTCACCCGGGGGGGCCGGGCGCTCGAGGGGACCCAGGTGGGGAAGGTCCACCAGGGCCAAGGGGACCCCGAGGGGACATTGGGCCCATGGGCCCGGAACCAGATTTAAGGCATATCAAGAGAGGTCGCAGAGGACCAgtg GGACCACCTGGGGCTCCTGGAAGAAACGGCTCAAag GGTGATAGAGGAGCAGATGGTCCCAGTGGCCCCCCG GGTCCTCCGGGCTCTTTCGACTTCCTGCTTTTAATGATGGCCGACATCCGTAACGATATCATCGAGCTGCAGGAGAAGGTGTTTGGAGAGAAGAGGAGTATCTTGGACTCGCCGCCTCCCTCTGGTGGGGAGCCCGATTTTACAGAGTGGGGTTCGGGTCAGGGGGATCTCTTGTTCGGCACGTGA